The genomic interval TATCCAGTTCTCAAACTCCTTCATGAGGCCTGTTAAACTCGCTCTGATTGCTATAATCCTATTTGGgaactgattttattttacaggccatggatgagatgAATGGGAAAGAACTGGGTGGAGAGGAAATTGAGATTGTTTTGGCAAAGCCTCCAGACAAGAAGAGGAAAGAGCGCCAAGCAGCTCGGCAGACCACGAGGAATACTGGGTAAGATGGGTGGAGGTTTTGTGCCAGTCTGCTGACTTATTGTGATGTTTATGATCAAACCCTTGAAACTCAAGTCCTCCCCTCTGCAGGTATGACGACTACTATTATTACCCTCCTCCACGCATGCCCCCACCAGGAAGAGGCAGGGGCCGTGGCAGCCGTGGGGGTTATTCCTACCCACCCGATTACTATGGCTACGACGATTACTATGATGATTACTATAGCTACGACTACCATGACTACCGTGGTGGATATGAAGACCCGTACTACAGCTACGATGACGTGTACAGCATGAGGGGCCGTGGCACTCGTCCCAGTAGGGGAGGGCCCCCACCACCAAGAGTTCGGGGAGCTCCTCCGACTCGAGGACGTGGCGGCTACGCCCAAAGGGGACCTCCACTCGGAGGTCCAAGGGGGGTCCGAGGAGGGCGCGGAGTCCCTTTCCCGCTGCAGAGGGCCCGCGGCCTTCGTGGGGTCCGGGGCAACCGCGGGGGCAACGTGGGCGGAAAGAGGAAGGCCGACGTGTTCAACCAGCCTGACTCCAAGCGCCGCCAGACCAACAACCAACAGAATTGGGGATCCCAGCCCATCGCCCAGCAGCCCCTGCAGCAAGGGGCCGACTATTCCGGTAACTATGGTTACAGTAATGACACCCTGGAATTTTCACAGGATTCTTATGGGCAGCAGTGGAAGTAGATTCACCAAAAGGTATTTggcaaagtgacaacaaaaaaaaggaaaaataataaaattactttaaaaaaaaaaaaagaaacaacacacacaggAGGTTGGCCACAATTTTTgatcaactttttatttttcattcattcaagagaaagaaaaaagtctgtgtATATATCAGAGAAAATGGACTTTTCCCAGAATTGGCTCAACATGATTGGCTGAAGAAATGAACGTAACCGTTGTGATGAATCGTTTTACTTCTGCGGTTACATTGGGACACGTGTCTTTAAAAAAACCAcccaaaacacttttattgtaaCCTTTTGTTCCTGGTTCTTTTAAAGCCAACaatgaacattttcaaaaaatggacattcaatctgaaaaaagtctgaaaggacattaaataatgaatattgcCTTGCAGGAAGTTCTTGACCATGCCCTCCTTCCCTCCCCTTGTCCTTCTTGTACTCCCTTTATTTGTGGTTTATCATAGTTGCTTAAGAACATGCCTGTAAATAAATGCATATGGTTAGAGCTTCATACTTCATTTTTTGCATTGGTGGAGAAAAGAATccacaggaagaaaaaaaaaaatcaaagttttGTAATGTTCAAAGTGTTTGGCTAGCATTTCTAGCGGTagacaatttgtgttttttttggttttttgtttttttaaactgatacCATAACTTCCTATGTTTTCTTTAAACTTGCCAGGTAGAATTTGGTTTGGCTTACCTTAAAAGCCTTAGCAGATTGTTCTCTGATGTTCTTTGTATTTATAACTTCTACGTTTGTTCCGTTTCAATAAAACTCAAGTGAGCATAAGTCAATTGTCACGATACTCAAATTCAGTGTTGTCCTTTTAATATTTGATTTGATGATTTTACTTCAATTCTCTCATTTGGATGAATAAAAGTCAAATTCTCTCCCCCTCAAAGGATAATCCCAAAAGGCTGAAATTGTGCAGTCAGACAACGGGACAAGAGAAACTCATCGATGTTGGACGATACAGagaaagtggattttaaaccattttaattACTCTCTCCAGTGCCTGTAGGTTCCTTTCTGCACTTACCTGTTGCGTTAAATTTTCATTAATATCAATAGTGTGACCTCTTGCTGTCTAGCCAAGATTGTTCCTGTCTGCTTGGCTGTAGATACAGGTTGGTGTAAGCTTGACTACTTTAGAGACCACGAAACTTAGCAGGATAAAATGTGCATGGTCTATGATTTCAAGCACTTCATCCCTTTCAAGTCAAAGTATGCAAACCTTTGTTTCCTTAATAATGGTCCATAGGAAAAGCAGATTACTATTGAAGCTTGCACTCACTATGCTGATGGACAGAGTTGTTTCCTACTCATTTAAACACCCTAACTTCCagaccacgtgtcaaactcaaggcccgggggccaaatccggtccattagaccatccaattcgaccttcaggagaaagttaaaaaaaagacagagaaaacattaattattctgtaaattgccaaataattcagttgtagtcATCTTAGCTCTTCTAATTACACTAATTCAgtgaaactacaatatttgaaGGATCACAAGTTTcctgactgcagtcattttcaatctcaaattgttgaaaagaCTCAGTTTCCCTGAAATAATTTCTCATAATGCAACataaattagtcacaaaatgtcacttattgcttatcTATTGCCGGCACCTTAcgtaatttatgtatttatactgCAAAGTGGggaaattattgttgaaattgctttgTTTCCCACCTAACATCTGTGGCCCAcataagatcaaactactttatatttggcccctgaactaaaatgagtttgacactcctgtcTTAGACTGACAATTTGaacatatttttccattttcgtGTCCTTCATTTCCCAAAATCTGCACTTGGCTGCAGCAGGTGATCACCTGTCAGTTTATTCTTTTTGAAATCAGTATTTAACCCTGCGTCTGCCATTTTGGTGCCATGGTATCATTGTcttttgtttcatgtgtttgtcCTTTTATTCCAACCTGCCTAGGTGGAGGAGCATTGAGAGCGACACCACTAGAATGAGGAACTCACCTGATCGGTACTCAAGGGTGAGCTAGCCTTGCACAGAGTACTGTCTCCTCTCCTGTAGCTAATTGTAATCtctaaaagaataataataatttagcaGTAACTTCTTATAATTCTGTATAATTTCTCCTTACTAATTCACACAGTCCTTTAAATCAAGGTAGCATTTGGTAGGAGaggttctttctttttatttcatgaaGAAAAGGAAATCGTAATCTGGCCAAGGAACATTTGGccttttttattctgaaattcaGGAAACATTATATATACAAGGGCTTAATTGAATTCTGCACAGTCGAGTGCTTTggtgtttaaatatttagatttccgaacaaaagcaaaacataaaaattggtGAAAGATTTTAAGGTCTCCCAAACTCTCGATTTGAAATCTTACGGTCAGTAGGGTTCAGTCATTAGTATTTCATTTCAGAAAAAGatattaaaagacaaaaaaaaatagtggatatttgattttcattttaaaattcaaagtTTAAGATTAAAATTCAAGGCATTTTTCTTCAAAAGGGTCAAGAAAACCAATTGATTTTTCTCTGAttctaaaaacagaaaaaaatgaaatgttacaAGACAGAAACAATAACGCCCGTTTTTTTCATATTGTTCAACCGGAAGTTGCCGTTTTCAAAGAGCGCTGCTgtgtaaaataagtttttagATATTATGGATCAGTACgttgtttttcaaaacaataaGTGTCTCAGGGAAGAGGACATGATTGGTTTGAGATGCAGATGCCAAGACTTGTTTTGCTGTCAAAAACCACATCAAGAGGAAGGTTCCAAACAGCAATTTCCGGTCGCACCATATGAAAAAgcaagtgtttttattgtttctgttctCTTAACATttcgtgttttgtttttagaaatggAATATGAAAATCGGTTTTGGAAGTTTTGTTTATcccttttcaacttttaaaaaaaaaaaatcattgtattTAAATCTtaacttttgattttttaagtgaaaatcaaataaccactaattatttgctttttaatatCCTTTTCTGAACGGAAAATCCAATGACCAGAACAATACAATAAATGTGAGGAGGGGGCGTGGCATAACAACATCTGTTCCCTCCTTCACCACTAGAGGCAGCAGCTGCACTCAACGTTCCATTGTCTCCCCCTGAAGCTTCATTCATCGCTCAAATTCAAAGATTAAAGATCCTTTTGaataaattccataaaacagaaTATATGTATTACTTCATTGTTTCACACAGCAGTAGAGGGACTCTTAGACATTTTTTTGTTCAATTGGATGATGAACAAACAATGGCAGAGCCGTTCCAACTTCTGTAGTTACCCTCTGACACCACCAGATGGCAGTAGAAGGTCTCATTGATTTTTCACTGGTAAGACTGAAAATTGAAGGTCTAACAACAGGAATCCACATGTCTTGTTGTGTATAGATATTCTAAATTTCAAAGGTGTCCTTTATACACCTCCTGATGCCAGAACTGTGTCTTTACTTGTTGCCTCTTGTCAGCAGGCAGTAAAGGAGACGCACTATCCTCGTGATTGAGTTCACACGAATGGAAGGAAGTCATTGGTAAGACTGTTCACTGTCAACTAATGCTGAGAAAAACCAAATTTGAGTGTTgaacttgtttttgtttagggTATTTTAGTTTTAGCACTTCCATCTAAGTTACTGTTTATAACTTTAGATTTTCTAATCCATAGAGCATTTATTTACAGATATCAGGAACTTATTCTAGGCTAATTTACCAAATTCATAAATACTGTGCATATATTGCATTTTGAATTTGAGCAAAGTATGATCTTCTGGATATTGTCTATATGCCTGGAGTTTGACGTGCCTGGTTTAGATATTTTAGTTGAATATAAGTGTTACTTCCACATAATAAATttcaactaaaatatatatttgagaaGGGGGGGGGTCTGCTCGTGTTTGGATTTCTCAGCTTGTTTTTATCTACTGGGATGTTTTTTTCAGGCTGGAAGAGGAGGCAGTTCATACCAGTCCAAGCGCATTGTTCTCACCCATGAACAAGACCTGTAAAGACATTGACCAGGTGCTGCACCAGTAAAAGGTAAGGATTAGAGCATCAGTTTTTAACATCTGTACTGTGACAATAACATGATTTGTAAATAATGCCTTAACTTTGACTTTTTCTTCTCTTGGGCAGATTTGTGAAGCACCTTCCTGATGGACTGAAGCTTTTTTCAGGCAGATTGCTGTTCTACAATTCTtctgaaataacaaaacaactgAATAATAAACTGCTTTTAGataattgtgtatttgtcttgGTAACaagtttctttcttttaacttgttttttctgtttaaaagttTGAGTTGAAGTAAAATTGTGAAACCTattaaacctttatttaacaaCCTAGTCTGGCCTGTCTATCACCGTGTTCTAGTTTCCTCCTGCAAATATGAAATACAACTTCTTCTATGGTAGCTGCCAACTATGTGTTTTATGAAGTAATGGGTCAAGAGATTATTTCAATATGTGAAATGATGGCTGTTGATTTGCTACTACTATACTTATTATTGCCATTAAATTGGACGTTGACTGCTAGTTTCCCAAGTGGTTTGGCTAAATGTCAATATCCTTTTTCATTGTTACACAATATTATTGCAAAGCACATATGTTTATCCTAAACAAACCAGGTAAACCTAAAAGTTAAAATGTTTACAATTTGGTACATtcatttgagggttttttttttttttttttttttaatctgcatttTGTAGTGCTTATAAAGACCTGATTATGATTTGTTCCGCCAAAACAAATAGATACGCAACTGGAAGGGAGATAAGGCTGTTGCCTGGCAACACATAAACGTTTCCCAACTAAAAGTTGACTGTTAAAACGCCTGGACAGCGGAGTGATAAAGATATGTAAAAAGTCCCAGTGGTGTTGTTACGTCAGCACTCGTGGAATGTCTcttgtccaatcaaattacttggtcGGAACTAACATATATaaagattaataataaatatttttaaacactttCAACTGGTGTAGAATTGGCAATAAATCGTTCATTTTAAAGTGTATACGTAGTAGCCCGTTTTAGATCGTGAATGTCTTCggaagttgaaaaaaaaacaacgtaaGTTTTACGTATGGTCACGTGACGCGGTGACGTCGTACGTAAAGAAGAATGAAAATGGCGTCCGCCGGAGGAGAGCCCTCATCGTCCGATGATCTGTTTCAGCACTTCTATACGGAGGTACACACCGTCTGTTGTTGTGATTTGTTAAactgttgtttgttctgtgcgttgtgtttgtttgtaagTATTTATCCACATTGTGGGCGGAGCCTTTGCTTCTATGAGCTAACTCTGAGCTTAAAGCTAACCGTTGGTGAGCAGCTTCATTCTAAAGCCACCAAACACACCATCAAGGCCTTagagacacaaacacactaaatacTGACTGGACAAGAGATTGATAAATGTTAATATGCAttctaacagctgctgtctgtgTTCTTCAATCATTCAATGGTTGACTGCTATAACAGGAAAACTTAGTGTCTGCTAAACCATAACATGGCaggtttttattgtgttaaGGTAAAATGGACAATCCTTTGGAGTATCAATGCTAACCTTTGGCACACACGTCCATCGCAGTCGACACatactaaaataattaaatatctagcCATAGATTATTGTAAACTGATGGGGAAAAGCTAGTTAGCCTATCTTTAATTTAACCCTAACAATATTTGGTTGATAAATTTGAATGTGTTTACAAAGTTTTCCTGAGTTATTCTAATTACAAACATCGTGTGCTTTGCAGCATTTTGAAATAAGTGAATGTTTTGATCAAACACACTATCACACACTATCTTTTTTGTAATATTCCCAAATACAAGTTTTTATAATGAGGAGAAACGCACATTAAAGtcatataaaaaattaaaaaaaaccatgtacttaattgtgtttttgtgtgtgttcgtgtgttctattgtgaaatgtgggaaaaataGGAATATTTGTGAGAATATGTGCTAAAGAATGAACGTTTCAAGGTTTCATTTGCAGCAAACTCGGACATTTTCTTCAAAAAGCCACACACCGTCACACATCAATTTTAggatgattttgttttgttctagGTGTAACAATTTtcctttacaataataatgtaatgtagaGCTTGGTattgattcgattcacgatttgattccatacatttttttttattcgatTATGGATGTTTCAGTCACAATTTACTAATGCTGCAAATAGTAGAAACTAACTCTAACGTGGTGCAttattagaaatattaatgtttacattaagaATTGCGCTCACGGCGCTGCATTACACATAAAAAAGGTGTATTAAATTATTGTCTTATTGATTTATCAATCAATATTGGGCCATTCAATGGaaaatctttgttttgttttaacccAGCCCTAATATAATGCAGTGTCTGAGTCTGTGTGCtgcttgtattgttttattatagtctgtagtaggggtgggaacctctgggtaccatACGATAtgcaatacaaagctcacgataatgattatctcacaatatgccGATGctgtgattatcgatatattggtcagaattcaaactacgataatctatgacgtaacaagaaataaaaagattaagtgaaaaaatacagtttttattttatatctctgaaagacaatacattgaatgtcctatgaacagtgatgctattttagtgcaacatttctctaaataagtgtcaatataccaatgtaaatgagtAAATATCttcaatagtgctttctgtaaacataaaatagggtctttcttaccagtgacaccattatagtgcaatatattggttccttcaacaaatagtgacaaaatttctgtgaagacctacctgcacattttagtgaaaaagcagaaaaagttttgagaaaacaaaaatttaaattaaaaaaagcgcAAGCaaatcgataatcgatcgtgcgagaaaaaaaattgcgatgtatcgagatatcgtcacactcgtAGTCTGCAGACTTCTATGAATTCAAAGCTTCACTCCtgatatttgtattatttaaccCAGACTTGTTTTTTGTAACATGCAAACCCTACATAGAGACTATTGCATGTTAGGACACATTTCTGTCAACCTGTcatgcatatatatatttacacatgcacacagagcaTCATCAGTATGCTATTATTTATCAACAGGTGAAGCAGATCGAGAAAAGAGACTCTGTGTTCACCTCCAAGCAGCAGATTGACAGACTTCTACGACCTGGTTCTTCCTACTTCAATCTAAATCCTTttgaggtaaaaaaataaaaataaaaatgcccACATAATACAGTTGTGCTTTCAACTATATAACATCTGTATTATTAATGGGTGGTTGAAAAGGAGTTATTAATGTTCTCTCATTTCTAAACATACAGCTCTATCGATGCTTTTCAGGTGCTGCAGATCGATCCAGAGGCTACAGACGATGAGCTGAAGAAAAGGTTTCGGGCGGTAAGCACTAAGCAGATTGAACGTCACAGAGCAGCGTCACAGCAAGTGTCACCTGGTTAATTCTATCATCACCTTCATTGTGCAGCTGTCCATTTTAGTCCATCCAGACAAAAACCAGGACAACGCCGACCGAGCACAGAAAGCCTTCGAGGGTATGTACGGAAGTTGTTTCTTTGGTCATGGTAAAAagaaaattgtatttaaataagCGATAAGTCACTGCTGTCCGTGAAAGCAACGGTTTACTTTGTGTGCAGCTGTAGACAAAGCCTACAAACTGCTGCTGGATCCTGAGCAGAAGAAGAGAGCGCTGGACGTGATCCACGCAGGGAAGGAATACGTGGAGCACAACGTGAGTCTCTTAGACTTCCTTCTTCACAGTGCAGAGCTTCCTCCGTGACCAACGACCACTTAACCAATAAAAGACCAATCCTGGAccatataatatattattatttatataatcatTCCCAAGGAATCCAAACTTGATTTAGTTGCTGCTATGGTATTAGCTCTTTACTTTAGCGCTGGCAAAGTCTGATGTAAAAATCAATGTGTTGTGCGTTCACATTGGGTGGTATGAAAAGATTGCGTACACAAGAAATACCCacatgtatactatatcggaaCGTTTTTGAAGTTGGAATTTTTGAAGTTcctcatgatgcattgcgagcagattgaaaaatggtcctgggacaacatccccttttcaaaacaaaagcatatcttcttgtcttccatttgttttttttaacacttttgtaaatagggttcttattttgaagttaaccaaaagttttgtcagtagcacaacggTGGGTCCCCCAAAAATCTCCGCATtttcagcatgaaatgtgtttttgtgagttttatggatcaaatgagcacatgttgttTTTCTACTTGGTAAATGTATTACTTAGtactttcagaactttcaaaggaggagaatcaacagagaaaTTTAGCCTcggtgtgcttcaggttttgtctttgttggtttgaaatgcatcttgggtgacttggaagtatacttcagtaggATCGCTCaacatcctaatcatacttatagtatatagtagacagtatatactcattcaGTTTAATTGGGTGTCCCATtcccatttcaaacacagcctctgAGTTTCGATTGCGAacacttttgaaaaaaacacttttaatttaaattatgattTGCCCAGTAAGCTAATGGACCACTAGGGGTCGCTCGAGGACCACCGGTGATCTGTGGATTTCATGCTGCAAGTTCTTTATATGAGATAATAATAAAgggtttttcattatttttgttgtgcgtCAATTCAAATGTTTTCCAATGCCATGGTTCGGTAAAATGCTGATGTTTTTGTGCAGGTGAAGGAAAAACGGAAACAGCTTAAAAAGGAAGGGAAGCCAACAATAGTGGAGGAGGATGACCCTGAACTGGTAAGCCAAGGAAACTATGCAGGAAATGTGAAATTGAGTGTACAAGGATGAAAGTTTTAGTAAAACCAAGGttataataattcagtttttttgtccTTACAGTTTGAGCAGGCGGTTTACAAGCAGACCATGAAGCTGTTTGCAGAGCTCGAgatcaaaagaaaagaaagggaaGCAAAGGACATGCATGAAAGGTAAACGGCAGATGCTCCGACCTCCAGACGTCCCTACGATCATAATAATCCTCAGTGCATGTTGATTACTTCAGTGCAGTTACTCCACCAGTGCAGCCAGAACACAGGTCAAGGTCTTTGTAACGTTATTCATACCATTAGTTAGATTGATATTGATATTTCTGAATTAATGAGTCA from Gouania willdenowi chromosome 11, fGouWil2.1, whole genome shotgun sequence carries:
- the dnajc8 gene encoding dnaJ homolog subfamily C member 8, coding for MKMASAGGEPSSSDDLFQHFYTEVKQIEKRDSVFTSKQQIDRLLRPGSSYFNLNPFEVLQIDPEATDDELKKRFRALSILVHPDKNQDNADRAQKAFEAVDKAYKLLLDPEQKKRALDVIHAGKEYVEHNVKEKRKQLKKEGKPTIVEEDDPELFEQAVYKQTMKLFAELEIKRKEREAKDMHERKRAREEEIEVAEKAKRDREWQKNFEETRDGRVDSWRSFQNKGKAKEKKNRSFLKPPKVKMEQRE